A single Anabas testudineus chromosome 10, fAnaTes1.2, whole genome shotgun sequence DNA region contains:
- the LOC113161117 gene encoding SLC35A4 upstream open reading frame protein translates to MADGKDPLKQLKDLTQLRNQLEEIQRRVENEVSAGIPQGSSVFGSPFLKGFLAGYVVAKLRSSAILGVLLGTVTGIYAAQNYQVPNIERTVKECMNNFKKGPK, encoded by the exons ATGGCGGATGGCAAG GATCCTCTGAAACAGTTGAAAGATCTGACACAACTCAGAAATCAGTTGGAGGAGATTCAGAGACGAGTGGAGAACGAAGTTTCTGCAGGAATTCCTCAG GGAAGCTCTGTGTTTGGATCGCCATTTCTGAAGGGCTTCCTTGCCGGCTATGTGGTGGCCAAACTACGCTCCTCTGCCATCCTGGGCGTGCTGCTGGGAACAGTCACTGGCATATATGCAGCACAGAACTATCAAGTGCCCAACATTGAAAGGACAGTGAAAGAGTGTATGAACAACTTCAAAAAAGGACCAAAATAG
- the hmgxb3 gene encoding HMG domain-containing protein 3: MEKVEVYEVVKMTEEGESCYSQMGVTTSKKRKIKAEEESVEKTKKPRSAYLLYYFDVHQILQQESPNLPQSEINKRISESWKRLSVAEKGYYLEKAKSEKEGTDTSLSPSKDLPGFRKILPRASYFVLSKGCPTNHQLGGFQPEVSVESPDSRFEGSLTSVTLAHELQFPPPGLASEVELSEQPVVVDNIAEEMAVVSCQTSPQGMPSPSSSSALYPISSNAPASTDVSQGSAELKTNEVTLKGNRRVATGGFGGSMVQQIQAETAQVVAIIPTQNLLESKSLSSVNSVGPVMMVSVGASIEQSAKHSYKMSVKTYTRRGRGRCLNPGCSFVYVTRHKPPTCPECGSHLGGKWIPVEKKKQEKEAIPKPCKAQSKHYESCQPTLPPAKEDNADVSKTKTAGNKKEGQIEQCSRKQRAGPAGKPPEGSNTSRQLKDSVKGSIVQGQDRNNAAVQKRSIRPILPAYHSTGHTLFQIITVPPDKGKLQTANHNRSSTGAQESFSGLKPSTLKQLGQTVPTTTAKQDSSVPAFGGEPVSSLTDARVNVLSVVPFKQNTVSNFDLGLSTARGRGHCKNPSCDYMYKNRHKPAVCPKCGCELTQKNTKGIKFGTLLDPYQALSPEQKDIQRQNTLLLLRHSLQIPEGETELQETLNLIQELNSLQIVLVQPGVQEHEDNIETETLVESGWPQFYESAATHCGLCNYPLFKGGQSTVAGQEDCWLLTETLLQTSSLQLKVCLNVQCLALHSFTDLHPGLFNIGNRLLVSIDLFLKMRASIKLGQTPLQAARTVLDHTPNHPVHALSLEELSQIQELLLSGYWAFECLTVRDYNDMICGVCGVAPKMEIAQRCTNNVLELKNVEFTWPEFSVSDEVHVDDFWLTMESEAIEQAAFPTDIPITRVDASIIAPFIPPLMRSSNVINTEKDKVLPHTEQPSGDPSVLVRLIHDGQLRLDKIEDHSEEELRTILHRCGSNVTPECTKNELLASLISLYTLVHSGLSTAAQPLPHFTAGKLFKVCPHKVVCGSKYLVRGETARDHVDLLLSSRFWPPVYVSDSARQVALCTDLQYPELAAQMWGRNQGCFSDPFEKPEFVSCAELQDQPYSADSSIVGENQQMHPVTKSSSSWLVHPPGAEQLTEPSAPPSDHYSMSLCRELEPYVSVVTELEKEKLQEGREGKEQKQQTEKTKKDSTDTSEDSVSHVQWQPVVFNNTAYYYLYNRLVDYLTSRDIVTQQINQVVKACQPGEVVIRDSQYRLGVAQIKTEKEEDGGSGVEGQKQEGRIETYEVVLS; this comes from the exons atggagaaggtggaggtgtaTGAGGTCGTGAAAATGACTGAAGAGGGCGAGAGCTGCTACAGCCAAATGGGTGTAACTACCTCAAAAAAGAGGAAGATCAAAGCTGAGGAAGAGAGTGTTGAGAAAACTAAGAAGCCCAG GTCCGCCTATCTACTATACTACTTTGATGTTCACCAGATTTTGCAACAGGAATCTCCCAATTTGCCACAGTCAGAGATCAACAAGCGTATCAGCGAGAGCTGGAAAAGGCTTAGTGTGGCTGAGAAAGGCTACTATCTGGAGAAAGCCAAGTCTGAGAAGGAAGGCACAGATACA tctctcagCCCCTCCAAAGACCTGCCAGGCTTCCGCAAAATCCTCCCCAGAGCCAGTTACTTTGTTCTATCTAAAGGCTGCCCCACGAATCACCAGCTAGGGGGCTTTCAGCCTGAGGTAAGCGTGGAGTCTCCAGACTCTCGATTTGAAGGAAGCTTGACCTCAGTCACCCTCGCTCACGAGCTCCAGTTCCCACCTCCTGGGCTGGCCAGTGAGGTGGAACTTTCCGAGCAGCCCGTTGTTGTTGATAACATAGCAGAGGAGATGGCAGTGGTGTCTTGTCAAACTTCCCCCCAAGGAATGCCAtccccttcttcctcctctgctttgtACCCCATCTCATCCAACGCCCCAGCCTCCACAGATGTCTCTCAAGGCTCTGCTGAACTTAAGACAAATGAAGTCACTCTAAAAGGAAATAGGAGAGTTGCTACTGGTGGTTTTGGTGGATCGATGGTTCAGCAAATACAGGCAGAAACTGCACAGGTGGTTGCCATCATACCTACCCAG AACCTGCTAGAGTCCAAGTCTTTGTCCAGTGTCAACTCTGTGGGGCCAGTGATGATGGTCTCTGTAGGCGCCAGCATAGAACAAAGTGCCAAACATTCATATAAAATG TCTGTAAAGACATACACCAGACGAGGTCGGGGGAGGTGTCTGAATCCTGGCTGTTCCTTTGTATATGTCACCCGCCACAAGCCACCAACGTGCCCTGAATGTGGGAGCCACTTGGGTGGAAAATGGATACCTGTT gaaaagaagaaacaagagaaagaagCAATACCAAAACCATGTAAAGCTCAGAGCAAGCATTATGAAAGCTGTCAACCCACTCTACCCCCAGCTAAGGAGGATAATGCTGatgtcagtaaaacaaagacTGCTGGAAACAAAAAGGAAGGACAAATTGAGCAGTGCTCCAGAAAGCAGCGTGCAGGTCCAGCTGGAAAGCCACCAGAGGGCAGCAACACCAG TAGACAATTGAAAGACAGTGTTAAAGGCAGTATAGTCCAAGGTCAGGACAGAAACAATGCTGCTGTTCAGAAGAGGTCTATCAGACCCATACTCCCTGCCTACCACAGCACAG gCCATACTTTGTTCCAGATCATAACTGTCCCTCCTGACAAAGGAAAATTGCAAACTGCAAACCACAACAGATCATCCACTG GAGCTCAAGAGAGTTTCTCAGGTCTCAAACCAAGCACTTTAAAGCAACTTGGCCAGACGGTCCCGACAACCACAGCCAAGCAg GATTCCTCTGTGCCTGCATTTGGAGGTGAACCTGTGTCTTCACTGACTGATGCCAGAGTGAATGTCCTCTCAGTCGTGCCTTTTAAGCAGAACACTGTCTCCAACTTT GACTTGGGACTGTCCACAGCACGGGGCAGGGGTCACTGTAAGAACCCATCCTGTGACTACATGTATAAGAACAGACATAAACCTGCAGTGTGCCCTAAGTGTGGCTGTGAGCTGACACAGAAGAACACCAAGGGAATAAAG TTTGGGACACTGCTGGATCCATACCAGGCCTTGAGTCCTGAGCAGAAAGACATCCAGCGCCAAAATACACTACTGCTACTGCGCCATTCACTGCAGATTCCTGAGGGTGAAACAGAACTTCAGGAAACGTTAAACCTCATCCAAGAGCTCAATAGTCTTCAGATCGTCTTGGTTCAGCCAGGTGTTCAGGAGCATGAAGACAACATAGAGACAGAGACGCTGGTCGAATCAGGGTGGCCTCAGTTCTATGAATCAGCAGCCACTCACTGTGGCCTGTGTAACTACCCACTCTTCAaaggaggtcagag TACTGTTGCAGGGCAGGAGGACTGCTGGCTCCTTACCGAGACACTGCTGCAGacttcctctctgcagctcaAGGTGTGTCTCAATGTTCAGTGTTTGGCTCTGCACAGCTTCACTGACCTGCATCCAG GTTTGTTCAACATTGGGAACAGACTGCTGGTGAGTATCGACCTGTTCCTGAAGATGAGGGCCAGTATCAAACTAGGCCAAACCCCCTTACAGGCAGCCAGGACTGTACTGGATCACACCCCCAACCACCCTG TTCATGCCCTGAGTCTAGAGGAATTATCTCAAATTCAAGAGCTTCTCCTGAGTGGTTACTGGGCCTTTGAATGTCTGACAGTGCGAGATTACAATGATATGATCTGTGGCGTTTGTGGTGTTGCTCCAAAGATGGAGATTGCACAGCGATGCACAAACAACGTTCTGGAGCTTAAGAACGTCGAG TTCACCTGGCCTGAGTTTTCAGTCTCAGATGAAGTACACGTGGATGACTTCTGGCTGACCATGGAGAGTGAGGCTATCGAGCAGGCAGCTTTCCCCACAGACATCCCTATCACACGGGTTGATGCTTCCATCATTGCTCCCTTCATCCCACCTCTGATGAGGAGTTCCAATGTTATTAACACAGAGAAGGACAAGGTCCTGCCACACACCGAGCAGCCTTCAG GAGATCCATCAGTTTTGGTGCGTCTCATTCACGATGGTCAGCTGAGACTCGATAAGATAGAAGATCACAGCGAGGAAGAGCTGAGGACAATACTTCACCGCTGTGGGTCGAATGTCACCCCAGAATGCactaag AATGAACTGCTGGCCTCTCTGATCTCCTTGTACACGCTTGTTCATAGTGGTCTTTCCACCGCCGCCCAGCCCCTTCCACACTTCACTGCTGGCAAGCTGTTCAAAGTCTGCCCTCACAAG GTGGTGTGCGGCTCTAAGTACTTAGTGAGAGGAGAGACGGCTCGAGACCACGTAGACCTGCTCCTTTCTTCTCGCTTCTGGCCCCCAGTCTATGTTAGTGACTCTGCCCGTCAGGTGGCACTTTGTACTGACTTGCAATATCCAGAACTGGCAGCCCAGATGTGGGGCAGGAACCAAGGCTGCTTCTCGGATCCCTTTGAAAAACCTGAG TTTGTATCATGTGCTGAACTGCAAGACCAGCCATACAGCGCAGACTCTTCCATAGTAGGGGAGAATCAGCAGATGCACCCTGTCACcaaatcttcttcttcctggTTGGTTCATCCCCCTGGAGCAGAGCAGCTCACTGAGCCTTCTGCACCACCTTCAGATCACTACTCGATGTCCCTCTGCAGAGAACTGGAGCCTTATGTCAGTGTGGTGACTGAACTAGAGAAAGAGAAGCTACAGGAGGGTAGAGAGGGAaaggaacagaaacaacagactGAGAAGACTAAGAAAGACTCCACAGACACATCAGAAGACTCTGTGAGCCATGTGCAGTGGCAACCTGTAGTTTTCAACAACACAGCTTATTACTACCTGTACAACCGTCTGGTAGATTATCTCACCAGCAGGGACATTGTGACCCAGCAGATCAACCAAGTCGTGAAGGCCTGCCAGCCTGGAGAGGTAGTGATTAGGGATTCTCAGTACCGGCTTGGCGTGGCACAGATCAAGACTGAgaaggaggaagatggaggaagTGGGGTGGAGGGACAGAAACAAGAGGGACGGATAGAGACGTATGAAGTTGTCCTGTCCTGA
- the csf1ra gene encoding macrophage colony-stimulating factor 1 receptor, which yields MHCYLALLLGIVASAASAEWRCPVIKFNSKVVGSEVEVKPGSPLDLKCEGDGPVNWQTRLPKHRRFISKGTGNVRTFKVENPSAEFTGTYKCFYTGPKYSNLTTSVHVYVKDPDRVFWTSSTSLRVVEKEGEKYLLPCLLTDPAATDLGLRMDNGTTVPPGMNFTVYRHHGILIHSLHPSFNADYVCTARVKGVEKTSRAFSINVIQKLRFPPYVFLETDEYVRIVGEELKIRCTTHNPNFNYNVTWKYTTKSKPVIEELVRSSGENRLDIQSILTISAVDLADTGNISCIGINEAGVNSSTTYLLVVDKPYIRLLPQLSPKLAHKDLSVEVNEGEDLELSVFIEAYPRITEHRWHTPTSPNTSTQEHKLIQYNNRYHASLQLKRMNAREQGQYTFYARSDLANASITFQVQMYQRPVAVVRWENVTTLTCTSFGYPAPRIIWYQCFGIRTTCNENISGLQMAIPLQAPTVEVQREEYGPVEVESVLTVGPSSRRMTVECVAFNLVGVSSDTFAMEVSEDLFIYILMGAAGILTILLMLLVFLFYKYKQKPRYEIRWKIVEARDGNNYTFIDPTQLPYNEKWEFPRDKLKLGKILGAGAFGKVVEATAYGLGKEDNVLRVAVKMLKASAHSDEREALMSELKILSHLGHHKNIVNLLGACTYGGPVFVITEYCSLGDLLNFLRQAETLMNFVVNIPDIMENSSDYKNICNYKQFIRSDSGISSESSSSYLEMRPIQQPNVESSRESVSEETGDWPLDIDDLLRFSFQVAQGLDFLAAKNCIHRDVAARNVLLTDRREAKICDFGLARDIMNDSNYVVKGNARLPVKWMAPESIFDCVYTVQSDVWSYGILLWEIFSLGKSPYPSMAVDSRFYKMVKRGYQMSQPVYAPPEIYTIMKMCWNLEPTERPTFSKISQMILRLLGVQHEQEQLMYQNVQQQITAGEICDEPKCCDGPCDQSCDQEEEEQPLMKTNNYQFC from the exons ATGCATTGCTACCTCGCTCTGCTGCTGGGGATCGTAGCTTCTGCCGCTTCAG CTGAATGGAGGTGTCCAGTGATCAAGTTCAACTCTAAGGTTGTAGGTTCAGAGGTTGAAGTCAAACCTGGGTCCCCCCTGGATCTGAAGTGTGAGGGTGACGGCCCTGTCAACTGGCAAACCAGGCTACCCAAACACAGACGCTTCATTTCCAAGGGCACTGGAAATGTCCGCACCTTCAAGGTGGAGAATCCGTCGGCAGAATTCACTGGAACATACAAGTGTTTTTACACTGGGCCTAAGTACAGCAACCTGACCACCTCAGTGCACGTGTACGTAAAAG ATCCAGATCGTGTGTTCTGGACCAGCAGCACATCCCTGCGGGTTGTAGAGAAAGAGGGTGAGAAGTACCTGCTGCCCTGCCTACTGACTGACCCGGCAGCCACAGACCTCGGCCTACGCATGGACAACGGCACCACTGTGCCGCCAGGGATGAACTTTACAGTTTATCGGCACCATGGTATCCTCATCCACAGCCTCCACCCCAGCTTCAACGCTGACTACGTCTGCACAGCCAGGGTCAAGGGGGTGGAAAAGACCTCCAGGGCCTTTTCCATCAACGTCATTCAGA AGCTTCGCTTCCCTCCGTACGTCTTCCTGGAGACAGATGAATATGTGCGCATAGTTGGGGAGGAGCTCAAAATTCGCTGCACCACACACAACCCCAACTTCAACTACAATGTCACCTGGAAATACACCACCAAGTCG AAACCAGTCATCGAGGAGCTGGTTCGCTCCAGTGGAGAAAATCGCCTGGACATTCAGAGCATCCTGACCATCTCTGCTGTAGACCTGGCAGATACAGGGAACATTTCCTGCATCGGTATAAATGAAGCAGGGGTGAATAGTTCAACCACATACCTGCTGGTTGTGG ATAAGCCCTACATCAGACTGCTGCCCCAGCTGTCCCCAAAACTGGCCCACAAGGATCTCTCAGTTGAGGTGAACGAGGGAGAAGATCTggagctcagtgtgtttattgAAGCATACCCCCGCATAACAGAGCACAGATGGCACACGCCAACATCTCCGAACACGTCCACACAAGAGCACAAGCTAATCCAATACAACAACAG GTACCATGCAAGTCTGCAGCTGAAGAGAATGAATGCACGGGAGCAGGGCCAGTACACCTTCTACGCCAGGAGTGATTTGGCGAATGCATCCATCACATTTCAAGTCCAAATGTATC AGAGACCTGTTGCTGTTGTGAGATGGGAAAATGTAACCACACTCACTTGCACCTCGTTTGGCTATCCTGCTCCCAGAATCATCTGGTACCAGTGTTTTGGGATAAGGACTAC GTGCAATGAAAACATCTCAGGGCTGCAGATGGCGATCCCTCTACAGGCTCCCACAGTGGAGGTCCAGAGGGAGGAGTACGGGCCTGTGGAGGTGGAGAGTGTCCTCACTGTTGGGCCATCCAGTCGGAGGATGACAGTCGAGTGTGTTGCCTTCAACCTTGTTGGTGTCAGCAGTGACACTTTTGCCATGGAGGTTTCAG AGGACCTCTTCATTTACATTCTGATGGGAGCAGCAGGAATTCTGACCATCCTCCTTATGCTActggtttttctgttttacaaatATAAGCAG AAACCCAGGTATGAGATCCGTTGGAAGATAGTTGAGGCAAGAGATGGAAACAATTATACCTTCATTGACCCCACTCAGCTGCCTTACAACGAGAAGTGGGAGTTCCCGAGAGACAAGCTGAAGCTAG GAAAGATCCTGGGAGCAGGAGCTTTTGGAAAGGTGGTTGAGGCCACAGCCTATGGTCTAGGAAAGGAGGACAATGTGTTGCGTGTCgctgtgaaaatgttaaaag CCAGTGCCCATTCTGATGAGAGGGAGGCTTTAATGTCTGAACTGAAGATCCTGAGCCACCTGGGTCACCACAAGAATATTGTCAATCTACTGGGAGCCTGCACATATGGAG GACCAGTGTTTGTGATCACAGAGTATTGCAGCCTTGGTGACCTGCTGAACTTCCTCCGCCAAGCAGAGACTCTTATGAACTTTGTTGTAAACATTCCCGACATCATGGAGAACTCAAGTGACTACAAGAACATCTGCAATTACAAACAGTTCATTAGAAG TGACAGTGGGATCTCCAGTGAATCCTCGAGCAGTTACTTGGAGATGAGACCCATCCAGCAGCCAAATGTAGAATCATCTCGAG AGTCTGTGTCTGAGGAAACTGGTGACTGGCCGCTGGATATTGATGACTTGCTGAGATTTTCTTTTCAAGTGGCTCAGGGCCTTGACTTTTTGGCAGCCAAAAAT tgtatTCACAGAGACGTTGCTGCGAGGAATGTCCTCTTGACTGACCGCAGAGAGGCAAAGATTTGTGACTTTGGTCTGGCACGTGACATCATGAATGACTCCAACTATGTGGTGAAGGGAAAC GCTCGCCTGCCAGTGAAGTGGATGGCCCCAGAGAGCATCTTTGACTGTGTCTACACTGTCCAGAGTGATGTCTGGTCCTACGGCATCCTCCTGTGGGAGATCTTCTCTTTAG GCAAGAGCCCCTACCCGAGCATGGCTGTGGATTCCAGGTTCTACAAGATGGTGAAGCGCGGCTACCAGATGTCCCAACCAGTCTATGCCCCACCTGAGAT CTACACAATCATGAAGATGTGCTGGAATCTGGAGCCCACAGAGCGTCCAACGTTCAGCAAGATCAGTCAAATGATATTAAGGCTACTTGGGGTCCAACATGAGCAAGAGCAG CTAATGTACCAgaatgtgcagcagcagatcacAGCGGGCGAAATATGTGATGAGCCCAAGTGCTGCGACGGCCCCTGTGACCAGTCTTGTGaccaagaggaagaggagcagcctCTGATGAAGACCAACAATTACCAGTTTTGTTGA
- the pdgfrb gene encoding platelet-derived growth factor receptor beta codes for MRRVTVFTLHLTVTVTALLYFCTELHSLEITPGDKEFVLARGSSLTLTCSGSGETTWEMKSEDAPDFFQDHGFANYQTLRSSSTSTVLTLSNVTWRDTRVYQCTDKNTEETKEVAVFVPDPDVWFIGSSHGMVSRTSEESIIPCVVTNPSINVTLYERGSDTPIKGLYIPSEGYKAQVEDRTYVCHGELNGQVQESQEFNVFQIVVPEEIDAYISASKTVLKYGEPLTVNCTVQGVQLVNFSWDIPNREMNIEPLTEVLSNMNMRSCLIFPYTTVAHSGSYICHVHESVIGHTSSANVSIRVLEQGFVHTRPAHQQNISAKLQENVELRVEIEAYPPPQVSWSKDGTTIKGDKTIITRQDQEISYVTIVTLVRVRTEQKGLYTVIVTNGDDSKEVTFNLEVQVPAQIKDLTDHHLPGKKHLVTCVAEGVPTPTIQWYSCDSMLKCSNQTALWKPLVPEPEKLSIHTNVSYNETSKTSQVRSQMIFHKPQQVTVRCETSNQAGLMDRRDVKLVSSTLFSQVAVLAAVLALVVIVIMSFIILIAVWRKKPRYEIRWKVIESVSQDGHEYIYVDPIHLPYDLAWEMPRDNLVLGRTLGSGAFGRVVEATAYGLTHSQSSTKVAVKMLKSTARRSETQALMSELKIMSHLGPHLNIVNLLGACTKHGPLYLVTEYCRYGDLVDYLHRNKHTFLQYYAEKNQDDDGLISRGSTPLSQRKGYVSFGSESDGGYMDMSKDELSVYVPMQEQIDTIKYADIQPSPYESPYQQDIYQEQGGGRLDLVVSDSPILTYEDLLGFSYQVAKGMEFLASKNCVHRDLAARNVLICEGKLVKICDFGLARDIMHDSNYISKGNTFLPLKWMAPESIFHNLYTTLSDVWSFGILLWEIFTLGGTPYPDLPMNELFYSALKRGYRMAKPAHASDEVYDVMRKCWDEKFEKRPEFSFLVHSVGNMLTDSYKKRYNQVSDNFMKSDHPAVARTKPQLSSPFPITNPSFSSLSPGTVSLPPDLYNQSPARGEFRQEADTQEVITSYNEYIIPIPDPKPEEVFSDVPSESPVSSLALEEETDSMSQDTADTLPEEDRLEESSERDALLGSSGTPEVEDSFL; via the exons ATGAGGAGGGTGACGGTGTTCACGTTGCATCTCACGGTCACAGTTACAG CTCTTCTGTATTTCTGCACTGAGTTGCATTCCCTGGAGATCACACCTGGTGACAAAGAGTTCGTCCTAGCAAGGGGCTCTTCCCTCACCCTGACCTGCTCCGGCTCAGGGGAGACAACCTGGGAGATGAAAAGTGAAGATGCGCCAGACTTTTTCCAAGATCATGGTTTTGCAAACTACCAAACATTAAGAAGCAGTTCTACGTCTACTGTTCTGACCTTGAGTAACGTAACCTGGAGGGACACAAGGGTGTATCAGTGCACtgataaaaacactgaagagaCAAAGGAAGTGGCTGTGTTTGTCCCAG ACCCTGATGTGTGGTTCATTGGGAGCTCCCATGGCATGGTAAGTAGGACCAGTGAAGAAAGCATCATCCCCTGCGTGGTCACCAACCCCAGCATTAATGTCACGCTGTATGAGAGGGGCTCTGACACACCCATCAAGGGACTGTATATTCCCAGTGAGGGCTACAAAGCACAGGTGGAGGACAGAACATATGTGTGTCATGGAGAGCTGAATGGACAGGTGCAAGAGTCTCAGGAATTCAACGTCTTTCAAATTGTTG TCCCAGAGGAAATTGACGCCTACATCAGTGCGTCAAAGACAGTTTTGAAGTACGGCGAACCGCTGACAGTAAACTGCACAGTGCAAGGAGTGCAGCTAGTGAATTTTTCCTGGGATATCCCCAACAGAGAG ATGAATATTGAACCACTGACCGAGGTGCTGTCCAACATGAACATGCGCTCCTGCCTGATCTTCCCTTATACCACTGTTGCCCACAGCGGAAGCTACATCTGCCATGTCCACGAGAGTGTTATAGGCCACACCTCGTCTGCCAACGTCAGCATCCGTGTGCTCG aGCAAGGATTTGTGCACACGAGGCCTGCTCACCAGCAAAACATTTCAGCCAAGCTACAAGAGAACGTGGAGCTGAGAGTTGAGATTGAGGCCTATCCTCCCCCCCAGGTCAGCTGGAGCAAAGATGGGACCACCATCAAGGGTGACAAAACCATCATAACTAGGCAAGACCAAGAAATCAG TTATGTCACTATTGTCACCCTGGTGAGAGTGAGGACGGAGCAGAAGGGCCTTTACACTGTCATTGTTACCAATGGAGATGACTCAAAGGAAGTGACCTTTAACCTAGAGGTCCAAG TTCCCGCTCAGATTAAAGACCTGACTGACCACCACCTCCCAGGCAAAAAACACTTGGTGACTTGTGTAGCAGAGGGGGTCCCAACCCCAACCATACAGTGGTACAGCTGTGACAGCATGCTCAA GTGTAGCAACCAGACGGCACTGTGGAAACCTCTGGTGCCAGAGCCAGAGAAGCTGAGCATTCACACCAACGTGAGCTACAATGAGACCAGTAAAACTAGCCAGGTGCGGAGTCAGATGATCTTCCACAAACCCCAGCAGGTCACCGTTCGCTGTGAGACCAGCAACCAAGCTGGGCTCATGGACAGAAGAGACGTCAAACTGGTATCCAGCA CGCTGTTCTCTCAAGTGGCAGTCCTGGCTGCTGTTTTAGCCTTAGTGGTCATCGTTATCATGTCTTTTATCATCCTCATCGCTGTATGGAGGAAG AAGCCTCGTTATGAAATCAGATGGAAGGTGATAGAGTCTGTGAGCCAGGACGGGCATGAGTACATCTATGTGGATCCCATCCACCTGCCCTATGACCTGGCCTGGGAAATGCCCCGAGACAACCTGGTGCTGG GGCGCACTCTTGGATCAGGAGCCTTTGGCAGGGTGGTCGAGGCAACTGCATACGGTCTCACTCATTCCCAGTCCAGCACAAAAGTGGCagtgaaaatgttgaaat CCACAGCCAGAAGGAGTGAGACTCAAGCCCTGATGTCAGAGCTGAAGATCATGAGCCACTTGGGCCCTCACCTCAACATCGTGAACTTGCTAGGTGCTTGTACCAAACATG GTCCTCTGTACCTGGTGACAGAGTACTGTCGCTATGGCGACCTGGTGGACTACCTGCACAGGAACAAACACACCTTCCTGCAGTACTACGCTGAGAAGAACCAAGATGATGACGGCCTCATCTCAAGAGGTAGCACTCCGCTCAGCCAGAGAAAAGG ATATGTGTCTTTTGGAAGTGAGAGTGACGGCGGATACATGGACATGAGTAAAGATGAGCTTTCAGTCTATGTGCCCATGCAGGAGCAGATAGACACCATCAAGTATGCAGACATCCAGCCCTCTCCATACGAGTCTCCCTACCAGCAAGACATCTATCAGGAACAAG GTGGCGGCAGATTGGATCTGGTCGTCAGTGACTCTCCTATTCTCACCTATGAGGATCTTTTGGGCTTCAGCTATCAAGTTGCAAAGGGGATGGAGTTCCTTGCCTCCAAGAAT TGTGTCCATCGTGACCTCGCTGCAAGGAACGTGTTGATCTGTGAGGGCAAACTGGTGAAGATCTGTGACTTTGGCCTGGCCAGAGACATCATGCATGATTCCAACTACATCTCCAAAGGCAAT acCTTCCTGCCCCTGAAGTGGATGGCACCAGAAAGTATTTTCCATAATTTGTACACCACCCTGAGTGATGTGTGGTCATTTGGCATTCTTCTTTGGGAGATTTTCACACTAG GAGGAACACCCTACCCCGATTTGCCCATGAATGAGTTATTCTACAGTGCCTTAAAGAGAGGCTACCGAATGGCCAAACCAGCCCATGCCTCTGATGAAGT TTATGATGTGATGAGGAAGTGCTGGGACGAAAAGTTTGAGAAGAGGCCTGAGTTCTCCTTTCTGGTGCACAGTGTGGGGAACATGCTGACAGACAGCTATAAAAAG AGATACAACCAAGTCAGCGACAACTTCATGAAGAGTGACCACCCTGCAGTCGCCCGCACCAAACCCCAACTATCCTCACCCTTTCCAATCACCAACCCGTCATTCAGCTCTCTTTCCCCTGGCACCGTCTCCTTACCCCCTGACCTCTACAACCAGAGCCCGGCCCGTGGAGAGTTCAGACAAGAGGCGGATACACAGGAAGTTATAACTTCATACAACGAATACATAATTCCCATCCCAGACCCTAAGCCGGAGGAAGTTTTCTCTGACGTGCCATCGGAAAGCCCTGTAAG CTCTCTGGCTCTGGAGGAAGAGACTGACTCCATGTCTCAGGACACTGCTGACACACTTCCAGAAGAGGACAGGCTGGAGGAGAGCAGCGAGAGAGATGCTCTGCTCGGCTCCTCTGGGACGCCAGAGGTAGAGGACAGCTTCCTGTAG